One Papio anubis isolate 15944 chromosome 9, Panubis1.0, whole genome shotgun sequence genomic window carries:
- the ZNF268 gene encoding zinc finger protein 268 isoform X1, which translates to MATRVRTASIWVPPLQERNSSWDRIRKLQGQESVLGQGTLGLQHLPGAPRQKRKSRRTEKVLEWLFISQEQPKITTSWGPLSFMDVFVDFTWEEWQLLDPAQKCLYRNVMLENYSNLVSLGYQHTKPDIIFKLEQGEELCVVQAQIPNQSCPNTVWKIDDLMEWHQENKDKLGSTAKSFECTTFGKLCLLSTNYLSRQKPHKCGTHGKGLKYIDFTSNYAGKNPNGFQVHGKSFFHSKQEQSVIGIKYCESNESGKAVNKKSQLMCQQVYMGEKPFGCSYCKKAFSSKSYLVVHQRTHAEEKPYGCNECGKDFSSKSYLIVHQRIHTGEKLHECGECGKTFSFNSQLVIHQRIHTGENPYECCECGKVFSRKDQLVSHQKTHSGRKPYVCNECGKAFGLKSQLIIHERIHTGEKPYECNECQKAFNTKSNLMVHQRTHTGEKPYVCSDCGKAFTFKSQLIVHQGIHTGVKPYGCIQCGKAFSLKSQLIVHQRSHTGMKPYVCNECGKAFRSKSYLIIHTRTHTGEKLHECNDCGKAFSFKSQLIIHQRIHTGENPYECHECGKAFSRKYQLISHQRTHAGEKPYECTDCGKAFGLKSQLIIHQRTHTGEKPFECSECPKAFNTKSNLIVHQRTHTGEKPYGCNECGKAFTFKSQLIVHQGVHTGVKPYGCSQCEKTFSLKSQLIVHQRSHTGVKPYGCSECGKAFRSKSYLIIHTRTHTGEKPHECRECGKSFSFNSQLIVHQRIHTGENPYECSECGKAFNRKDQLISHQRTHVGEKPYGCSECGKAFSSKSYLIIHMRTHSGEKPYECNECGKAFIWKSLLIVHERTHARVNPYKCSQCEKSFSGKLRLLVHQRMHTREKPYECSECGKAFIRNSQLIVHQRTHSGEKPYGCNECGKTFSQKSILSAHQRTHTGEKPCKCTECGKAFCWKSQLIMHQRTHVDDKH; encoded by the exons GGACCATTGTCATTCATGGATGTGTTTGTGGATTTTACCTGGGAGGAGTGGCAGCTGCTAGACCCAGCACAGAAGTGCCTGTACAGGAATGTGATGTTGGAGAACTATAGCAACCTGGTGTCCCTAG GGTATCAACACACCAAACCTGATATCATCTTCAAGTTGGAACAAGGAGAAGAGCTGTGTGTGGTGCAGGCCCAAATTCCAAATCAGTCCTGTCCAA ACACAGTCTGGAAAATTGATGATCTTATGGAATGGCATCAGGAAAATAAAGACAAGCTGGGAAGTACGGCAAAAAGCTTTGAATGCACTACGTTTGGAAAACTATGTCTTCTTAGTACAAATTATCTTTCAAGACAAAAACCTCATAAATGTGGCACGCATGGAAAGGGTTTGAAATATATAGATTTCACTAGTAATTATGCTGGAAAAAATCCTAATGGGTTTCAGGTACATGGAAAATCATTCTTCCATTCTAAACAGGAGCAAAGTGTTATAGGAATAAAATACTGTGAAAGTAATGAATCTGGAAAAGCTGTCAATAAGAAATCGCAACTTATGTGCCAACAAGTGTATATGGGCGAAAAACCCTTTGGATGTAGCTATTGTAAGAAAGCCTTCAGCAGCAAGTCATACCTTGTAGTGCATCAGCGAACTCATGCAGAAGAGAAACCCTATGggtgtaatgaatgtgggaaagaCTTCAGTAGTAAATCATACCTCATTgtacatcagagaattcatacaggagagaaactgCATGAATGTGGTGAATGTGGGAAAACATTCAGTTTCAATTCACAACTTGTTATACATCAGAGAATCCACACAGGTGAGAATCCCTATGAGTGCTGTGAATGTGGGAAAGTCTTCAGTAGGAAAGACCAGCTTGTTTCACACCAGAAAACTCATTCAGGACGGAAACCATATGtgtgtaatgaatgtgggaaagcttttGGTTTAAAATCACAGCTCATTATACATGAAAGaattcatacaggagagaaaccatatGAATGCAATGAATGTCAGAAAGCCTTTAATACAAAGTCAAACCTTATGGTACATCAGAGAACCCATACAGGGGAGAAACCTTATGTTTGTAGTGATTGTGGAAAAGCCTTTACATTcaaatcacagctcattgtacaTCAGGGGATTCACACAGGAGTAAAGCCCTATGGGTGTATTCAGTGTGGGAAAGCATTCAGTTtgaaatcacagctcattgtacaTCAGAGAAGTCACACAGGAATGAAACCTTATGTATGCAACGAATGCGGCAAAGCCTTCAGGAGCAAGTCTTACCTTATTATACATACAAGGACTCATACAGGAGAAAAACTCCATGAATGCAACGattgtgggaaagccttcagttTTAAATCACAGCTCATTATACATCAGAGGATTCATACAGGAGAGAACCCCTATGAATGCCacgaatgtgggaaagccttcagtcGGAAATACCAGCTTATTTCACACCAGAGAACTCATGCAGGAGAGAAGCCTTATGAATGCACCGACTGTGGAAAAGCTTTTGGTTTAAAGTCACAGCTTATTATACACCAGAGAACTCATACAGGGGAGAAACCATTTGAATGTAGTGAGTGTCCGAAAGCCTTTAATACAAAGTCAAACCTGATTGTACATCAGAGaactcatacaggagagaaaccctatggttgtaatgaatgtggaaaagcctttacATTCAAATCGCAGCTCATTGTACATCAAGGAGTGCACACTGGAGTAAAGCCCTATGGATGCAGTCAATGTGAAAAAACCTTTAGTTTGAAGTCCCAGCTCATTGTACATCAGAGAAGTCACACAGGAGTAAAACCATATGGATGCAGtgagtgtgggaaagccttcaggaGCAAGTCATACCTTATTATACATACGAGaactcatacaggagagaaaccacATGAGTGCAGGGAATGCGGGAAATCCTTTAGTTTCAATTCACAACTCATTGtgcatcagagaattcacactggagaaaatcCCTATGAATGCagtgaatgtggaaaagcctttaaTAGGAAAGACCAGCTCATTTCACATCAGCGAACTCATGTGGGGGAAAAGCCTTATGggtgcagtgaatgtgggaaagcttttaGCAGCAAGTCATACCTAATTATACACATGAGAACTCATTCAGGTGAGAAACCatatgaatgtaatgaatgtgggaaagccttcattTGGAAGTCACTACTCATTGTACATGAGCGAACTCATGCAAGGGTAAACCCTTATAAATGCAGTCAATGTGAGAAATCCTTCAGTGGGAAGCTACGCCTTCTTGTACACCAGAGAATGCACACAAGAGAGAAACCATATGAATGCAGTGAGTGTGGAAAAGCCTTCATTAGGAATTCTCAGCTCATTGTACATCAGAGAACTCAttcaggagagaaaccctatgggtgcaatgaatgtgggaaaaCCTTCTCTCAAAAATCAATTCTCAGTGCACATCAGAGAACACATACAGGAGAAAAGCCTTGTAAGTGCACtgagtgtgggaaagccttttgTTGGAAGTCACAGCTCATTATGCATCAGAGAACTCATGTAGATGACAAACATTGA
- the ZNF268 gene encoding zinc finger protein 268 isoform X2, translating into MDVFVDFTWEEWQLLDPAQKCLYRNVMLENYSNLVSLGYQHTKPDIIFKLEQGEELCVVQAQIPNQSCPNTVWKIDDLMEWHQENKDKLGSTAKSFECTTFGKLCLLSTNYLSRQKPHKCGTHGKGLKYIDFTSNYAGKNPNGFQVHGKSFFHSKQEQSVIGIKYCESNESGKAVNKKSQLMCQQVYMGEKPFGCSYCKKAFSSKSYLVVHQRTHAEEKPYGCNECGKDFSSKSYLIVHQRIHTGEKLHECGECGKTFSFNSQLVIHQRIHTGENPYECCECGKVFSRKDQLVSHQKTHSGRKPYVCNECGKAFGLKSQLIIHERIHTGEKPYECNECQKAFNTKSNLMVHQRTHTGEKPYVCSDCGKAFTFKSQLIVHQGIHTGVKPYGCIQCGKAFSLKSQLIVHQRSHTGMKPYVCNECGKAFRSKSYLIIHTRTHTGEKLHECNDCGKAFSFKSQLIIHQRIHTGENPYECHECGKAFSRKYQLISHQRTHAGEKPYECTDCGKAFGLKSQLIIHQRTHTGEKPFECSECPKAFNTKSNLIVHQRTHTGEKPYGCNECGKAFTFKSQLIVHQGVHTGVKPYGCSQCEKTFSLKSQLIVHQRSHTGVKPYGCSECGKAFRSKSYLIIHTRTHTGEKPHECRECGKSFSFNSQLIVHQRIHTGENPYECSECGKAFNRKDQLISHQRTHVGEKPYGCSECGKAFSSKSYLIIHMRTHSGEKPYECNECGKAFIWKSLLIVHERTHARVNPYKCSQCEKSFSGKLRLLVHQRMHTREKPYECSECGKAFIRNSQLIVHQRTHSGEKPYGCNECGKTFSQKSILSAHQRTHTGEKPCKCTECGKAFCWKSQLIMHQRTHVDDKH; encoded by the exons ATGGATGTGTTTGTGGATTTTACCTGGGAGGAGTGGCAGCTGCTAGACCCAGCACAGAAGTGCCTGTACAGGAATGTGATGTTGGAGAACTATAGCAACCTGGTGTCCCTAG GGTATCAACACACCAAACCTGATATCATCTTCAAGTTGGAACAAGGAGAAGAGCTGTGTGTGGTGCAGGCCCAAATTCCAAATCAGTCCTGTCCAA ACACAGTCTGGAAAATTGATGATCTTATGGAATGGCATCAGGAAAATAAAGACAAGCTGGGAAGTACGGCAAAAAGCTTTGAATGCACTACGTTTGGAAAACTATGTCTTCTTAGTACAAATTATCTTTCAAGACAAAAACCTCATAAATGTGGCACGCATGGAAAGGGTTTGAAATATATAGATTTCACTAGTAATTATGCTGGAAAAAATCCTAATGGGTTTCAGGTACATGGAAAATCATTCTTCCATTCTAAACAGGAGCAAAGTGTTATAGGAATAAAATACTGTGAAAGTAATGAATCTGGAAAAGCTGTCAATAAGAAATCGCAACTTATGTGCCAACAAGTGTATATGGGCGAAAAACCCTTTGGATGTAGCTATTGTAAGAAAGCCTTCAGCAGCAAGTCATACCTTGTAGTGCATCAGCGAACTCATGCAGAAGAGAAACCCTATGggtgtaatgaatgtgggaaagaCTTCAGTAGTAAATCATACCTCATTgtacatcagagaattcatacaggagagaaactgCATGAATGTGGTGAATGTGGGAAAACATTCAGTTTCAATTCACAACTTGTTATACATCAGAGAATCCACACAGGTGAGAATCCCTATGAGTGCTGTGAATGTGGGAAAGTCTTCAGTAGGAAAGACCAGCTTGTTTCACACCAGAAAACTCATTCAGGACGGAAACCATATGtgtgtaatgaatgtgggaaagcttttGGTTTAAAATCACAGCTCATTATACATGAAAGaattcatacaggagagaaaccatatGAATGCAATGAATGTCAGAAAGCCTTTAATACAAAGTCAAACCTTATGGTACATCAGAGAACCCATACAGGGGAGAAACCTTATGTTTGTAGTGATTGTGGAAAAGCCTTTACATTcaaatcacagctcattgtacaTCAGGGGATTCACACAGGAGTAAAGCCCTATGGGTGTATTCAGTGTGGGAAAGCATTCAGTTtgaaatcacagctcattgtacaTCAGAGAAGTCACACAGGAATGAAACCTTATGTATGCAACGAATGCGGCAAAGCCTTCAGGAGCAAGTCTTACCTTATTATACATACAAGGACTCATACAGGAGAAAAACTCCATGAATGCAACGattgtgggaaagccttcagttTTAAATCACAGCTCATTATACATCAGAGGATTCATACAGGAGAGAACCCCTATGAATGCCacgaatgtgggaaagccttcagtcGGAAATACCAGCTTATTTCACACCAGAGAACTCATGCAGGAGAGAAGCCTTATGAATGCACCGACTGTGGAAAAGCTTTTGGTTTAAAGTCACAGCTTATTATACACCAGAGAACTCATACAGGGGAGAAACCATTTGAATGTAGTGAGTGTCCGAAAGCCTTTAATACAAAGTCAAACCTGATTGTACATCAGAGaactcatacaggagagaaaccctatggttgtaatgaatgtggaaaagcctttacATTCAAATCGCAGCTCATTGTACATCAAGGAGTGCACACTGGAGTAAAGCCCTATGGATGCAGTCAATGTGAAAAAACCTTTAGTTTGAAGTCCCAGCTCATTGTACATCAGAGAAGTCACACAGGAGTAAAACCATATGGATGCAGtgagtgtgggaaagccttcaggaGCAAGTCATACCTTATTATACATACGAGaactcatacaggagagaaaccacATGAGTGCAGGGAATGCGGGAAATCCTTTAGTTTCAATTCACAACTCATTGtgcatcagagaattcacactggagaaaatcCCTATGAATGCagtgaatgtggaaaagcctttaaTAGGAAAGACCAGCTCATTTCACATCAGCGAACTCATGTGGGGGAAAAGCCTTATGggtgcagtgaatgtgggaaagcttttaGCAGCAAGTCATACCTAATTATACACATGAGAACTCATTCAGGTGAGAAACCatatgaatgtaatgaatgtgggaaagccttcattTGGAAGTCACTACTCATTGTACATGAGCGAACTCATGCAAGGGTAAACCCTTATAAATGCAGTCAATGTGAGAAATCCTTCAGTGGGAAGCTACGCCTTCTTGTACACCAGAGAATGCACACAAGAGAGAAACCATATGAATGCAGTGAGTGTGGAAAAGCCTTCATTAGGAATTCTCAGCTCATTGTACATCAGAGAACTCAttcaggagagaaaccctatgggtgcaatgaatgtgggaaaaCCTTCTCTCAAAAATCAATTCTCAGTGCACATCAGAGAACACATACAGGAGAAAAGCCTTGTAAGTGCACtgagtgtgggaaagccttttgTTGGAAGTCACAGCTCATTATGCATCAGAGAACTCATGTAGATGACAAACATTGA
- the ZNF268 gene encoding zinc finger protein 268 isoform X3, with translation MEWHQENKDKLGSTAKSFECTTFGKLCLLSTNYLSRQKPHKCGTHGKGLKYIDFTSNYAGKNPNGFQVHGKSFFHSKQEQSVIGIKYCESNESGKAVNKKSQLMCQQVYMGEKPFGCSYCKKAFSSKSYLVVHQRTHAEEKPYGCNECGKDFSSKSYLIVHQRIHTGEKLHECGECGKTFSFNSQLVIHQRIHTGENPYECCECGKVFSRKDQLVSHQKTHSGRKPYVCNECGKAFGLKSQLIIHERIHTGEKPYECNECQKAFNTKSNLMVHQRTHTGEKPYVCSDCGKAFTFKSQLIVHQGIHTGVKPYGCIQCGKAFSLKSQLIVHQRSHTGMKPYVCNECGKAFRSKSYLIIHTRTHTGEKLHECNDCGKAFSFKSQLIIHQRIHTGENPYECHECGKAFSRKYQLISHQRTHAGEKPYECTDCGKAFGLKSQLIIHQRTHTGEKPFECSECPKAFNTKSNLIVHQRTHTGEKPYGCNECGKAFTFKSQLIVHQGVHTGVKPYGCSQCEKTFSLKSQLIVHQRSHTGVKPYGCSECGKAFRSKSYLIIHTRTHTGEKPHECRECGKSFSFNSQLIVHQRIHTGENPYECSECGKAFNRKDQLISHQRTHVGEKPYGCSECGKAFSSKSYLIIHMRTHSGEKPYECNECGKAFIWKSLLIVHERTHARVNPYKCSQCEKSFSGKLRLLVHQRMHTREKPYECSECGKAFIRNSQLIVHQRTHSGEKPYGCNECGKTFSQKSILSAHQRTHTGEKPCKCTECGKAFCWKSQLIMHQRTHVDDKH, from the coding sequence ATGGAATGGCATCAGGAAAATAAAGACAAGCTGGGAAGTACGGCAAAAAGCTTTGAATGCACTACGTTTGGAAAACTATGTCTTCTTAGTACAAATTATCTTTCAAGACAAAAACCTCATAAATGTGGCACGCATGGAAAGGGTTTGAAATATATAGATTTCACTAGTAATTATGCTGGAAAAAATCCTAATGGGTTTCAGGTACATGGAAAATCATTCTTCCATTCTAAACAGGAGCAAAGTGTTATAGGAATAAAATACTGTGAAAGTAATGAATCTGGAAAAGCTGTCAATAAGAAATCGCAACTTATGTGCCAACAAGTGTATATGGGCGAAAAACCCTTTGGATGTAGCTATTGTAAGAAAGCCTTCAGCAGCAAGTCATACCTTGTAGTGCATCAGCGAACTCATGCAGAAGAGAAACCCTATGggtgtaatgaatgtgggaaagaCTTCAGTAGTAAATCATACCTCATTgtacatcagagaattcatacaggagagaaactgCATGAATGTGGTGAATGTGGGAAAACATTCAGTTTCAATTCACAACTTGTTATACATCAGAGAATCCACACAGGTGAGAATCCCTATGAGTGCTGTGAATGTGGGAAAGTCTTCAGTAGGAAAGACCAGCTTGTTTCACACCAGAAAACTCATTCAGGACGGAAACCATATGtgtgtaatgaatgtgggaaagcttttGGTTTAAAATCACAGCTCATTATACATGAAAGaattcatacaggagagaaaccatatGAATGCAATGAATGTCAGAAAGCCTTTAATACAAAGTCAAACCTTATGGTACATCAGAGAACCCATACAGGGGAGAAACCTTATGTTTGTAGTGATTGTGGAAAAGCCTTTACATTcaaatcacagctcattgtacaTCAGGGGATTCACACAGGAGTAAAGCCCTATGGGTGTATTCAGTGTGGGAAAGCATTCAGTTtgaaatcacagctcattgtacaTCAGAGAAGTCACACAGGAATGAAACCTTATGTATGCAACGAATGCGGCAAAGCCTTCAGGAGCAAGTCTTACCTTATTATACATACAAGGACTCATACAGGAGAAAAACTCCATGAATGCAACGattgtgggaaagccttcagttTTAAATCACAGCTCATTATACATCAGAGGATTCATACAGGAGAGAACCCCTATGAATGCCacgaatgtgggaaagccttcagtcGGAAATACCAGCTTATTTCACACCAGAGAACTCATGCAGGAGAGAAGCCTTATGAATGCACCGACTGTGGAAAAGCTTTTGGTTTAAAGTCACAGCTTATTATACACCAGAGAACTCATACAGGGGAGAAACCATTTGAATGTAGTGAGTGTCCGAAAGCCTTTAATACAAAGTCAAACCTGATTGTACATCAGAGaactcatacaggagagaaaccctatggttgtaatgaatgtggaaaagcctttacATTCAAATCGCAGCTCATTGTACATCAAGGAGTGCACACTGGAGTAAAGCCCTATGGATGCAGTCAATGTGAAAAAACCTTTAGTTTGAAGTCCCAGCTCATTGTACATCAGAGAAGTCACACAGGAGTAAAACCATATGGATGCAGtgagtgtgggaaagccttcaggaGCAAGTCATACCTTATTATACATACGAGaactcatacaggagagaaaccacATGAGTGCAGGGAATGCGGGAAATCCTTTAGTTTCAATTCACAACTCATTGtgcatcagagaattcacactggagaaaatcCCTATGAATGCagtgaatgtggaaaagcctttaaTAGGAAAGACCAGCTCATTTCACATCAGCGAACTCATGTGGGGGAAAAGCCTTATGggtgcagtgaatgtgggaaagcttttaGCAGCAAGTCATACCTAATTATACACATGAGAACTCATTCAGGTGAGAAACCatatgaatgtaatgaatgtgggaaagccttcattTGGAAGTCACTACTCATTGTACATGAGCGAACTCATGCAAGGGTAAACCCTTATAAATGCAGTCAATGTGAGAAATCCTTCAGTGGGAAGCTACGCCTTCTTGTACACCAGAGAATGCACACAAGAGAGAAACCATATGAATGCAGTGAGTGTGGAAAAGCCTTCATTAGGAATTCTCAGCTCATTGTACATCAGAGAACTCAttcaggagagaaaccctatgggtgcaatgaatgtgggaaaaCCTTCTCTCAAAAATCAATTCTCAGTGCACATCAGAGAACACATACAGGAGAAAAGCCTTGTAAGTGCACtgagtgtgggaaagccttttgTTGGAAGTCACAGCTCATTATGCATCAGAGAACTCATGTAGATGACAAACATTGA